The segment CGCGGGGGCTGCACGCTTCCGATCCTGCTTGTCCTGTTCATCGCCGCCGCGCTCTGGCAGGGGCGCGACGAACAGGGCGTGCCGCGCCGTCCCGGCCTGTTCGACCGGCGCGACGAGGCGCTGCCCGAATTCGGCATCGCCGATGACGAACGGCGGCAGGACAGCCAGGGCACCGCCTTTGCGGTCGGCACCAACGGGCTGTGGCTCACCGCCGAACATGTCGTGCGCGGCTGCGCGCGCATCGGGCTCGCCACTGGGCCGGGGCAGGCGCAGCGCGTGGTGGAGGTGCATCAAAGCCCCTCGGCCGATGCCGCGCTGATCGCGGACGGCATGCCCGGCCCCATTGGGCTTGCGCTTGCCGCCACCGCGCCCGTTCCCGGTGCGCGCGGCTATCATATGGGCTATCCGGCGGGCGAGCCGGCGATCGTCGAGAGCGAGTTGATCGGCCCCGGCAATGCGGTGCGCGGATCGGGCCGGTCGGAAGCGGTGCTCGCCTGGGCGGAAATCGATCGCTTCCCCGATTTCGACCATACGCTGGGCGGCATCAGCGGCGGCCCCACGCTCGACAGCGCGGGGCAGGTCGTCGGCATCAACTCGGCCGCCAGCGAGCGGCGCGGGCGCGTGCTGACGACGCGGCCCGGGGCGGGAATGGAACTCGTCCGCGCGGTGCGCCACAGCTATCGCCCGGCCGCCGAGCCGCCCATTGCCGGGCTGCACGATGCGGTGCGCCGCTTTCGGCATCTGTCGGCGCTTGGCGCGATCCGCCCCGTCTACTGCGATGTCGCCGAATAAGCCGCATTGACGCTGGCGGCATGGGCTGGCTACTGCCCGCTATCATTCATTCCGGAAAGCAACGCCCATGACCGACACGCCTCCCGATCGTCTTGCGATCGATCCCGACAGCCCGTTCCACAATCCCGAACTGCTCGCGCGCGGGGTGGGGATCCGCTTCAAGGGCGTGCAGAAGCACAATGTCGAGGAATATTGCATTTCCGAAGGCTGGATCCGCGTTCAGGCGGGCAAGACGCTCGATCGCCGTGGCAAGCCGCTGACGCTCAAGCTGAGCGGCCCGGTCGAAGCCTGGTACGAAGACAATGAGCAGGCCGAAGGCGAAACCGAAGCCTGATATCGCGTTTCAGGGGTTCCCCGCTGCGGCGGGGGGCCACCGGCCGGCTCAGTTGGAGCGCAGGCCTTCGATGACGCCGGCGATTTCGGCCAGACGGTTGCCGACGAACTTCAGATCGTCGTTCGCGCGGCCGGGTTCGGCCTTTTCACCATAGATGAAGCCGTAAGCGGGGTACGAGGTCAGGCCCAGATCGCCCATCGGCGCGTACCAGACGCGCACCTTGCTCCAGTCGCCAGCCGCCGAGACGTCCATCGCGCGGACATTGCGCTCGATCTTGCCGCCATGCGACCAGTTGGCGTGGGTCAGCAGCACTTCGCGGTCCGAAATCACTTCCGAAACCATCGCGACATGGCCTGCGCGCATCTTGCCGTGCGACTTCATCGCCAGCACCGAACCGACCATCGGCACATTGCCACGGGCATATTTGCCGTCGGCCTGATCCCACCAGCCGCTGGCATTGCCGAACAGCTGGATGCCCGAAATTTCGCGCGCATAGGGGGCGCACTGCCAATATTGGGCCATTGCCGGGGCAACGCTCGAAACCATCATGCCGAAGAACAGGGCTGCGCCCATTGCTCCGCGTGCAAGCTTCGATGCCATTGAAAAACCCCCGTTTTGAACCCGTGCCAGTGTCTAGACAGGTCTATAGGAACGAGGGAAGGGGGCCGCGGCGGCTCAACTCATCCTATGCGGTGAGTTGTTGGCCGCCTGCGTTGAACGGCGGAACTGGCCGATTATCCTTGCCAATCCAGCGTTTTGTCGACCGCGCCAACCGTTACCGAATGGTAAAGCGGGCGCGCCTTGGCATAGATTCGCCGCGCGATCGGCAGGCCCCAATCGCCCTGCGCCTTCAGCGTCGCGAACAGCGGATCGACGAACTTGCGGCGGCCCATGCTCGTCAGGAACTGTTCGGCCGACGGCACCGCCGGGTCGAAGCGATTGCCCAGCGCCAGCATCAGCCAGGCAAAGCGCACCTCGCTATTGCCCGTGTCGGACAGTTTCCAGCGGACATCGAGCGCGGCGAGCTGATCCTGCGACAGCTTGCGCGGCAGCGCGTTGAGGAAGCGCACGCGTTCCTGCGTCGTCCAGCCATCGGCGCGAATGTCCGATGCCTTGCCGCCCGCCGCAAAGGCGCGCGCCGCCGCGTCCACCGCCGCAAACCGGCTCGACTGGACGTGGACCGCATTGTCGGGAAGCCCCGGCTGATAGATCCAGCGCATCACGCCGATCTTGTCCTCAAGCGCCTTGTCGTCCTTGAACAGATTGGCGCGCATATCCTCGATGAACCCCGCACTCGTCTGCGGCTTGAAGGCGAAGCGATCGAAATAGCTGCGCAGATAGGCGTCCCATGCCGGGCGGCCCACCGCGCGTTCGATCGTGCGCAGGAACACCGCGCCCTTTTCATAGGCGATGTCGCTCATCCCGTCATCGGGGTCGCGCCCGTCAAGGTTCAGGTGCAGCTGGCTGTCGGGCGCCTCGAGCCCGCCGGCTGCTGCAATCGCCTTTTCCATGTCGGACCAGCCCAGATCGGCGAGCATGGCGGCGCGTTCCTTGCCCTCCATCTCCTCCATGATCCGGTTTTCGAAATAGGTGGTGAAGCCCTCGTTCAGCCAGAAATCGTTCCAGTTGGCGTTGGTTACCAGATTGCCCGACCAGCTATGGGCCAGTTCATGCGCGATCAGGCTGACGAGCGAGCGGTCGCCGGCAATCGCGGTGGGGGTGACGAAGGTCAGGCGCGGATTTTCCATCCCGCCAAAGGGAAAGCTCGGGGGCAGAACAAGCAGGTCATAACGGCCCCAGCGATAGGGGCCGTACAGCTTTTCCGCCGCCGCCACGAATTTCTCGAGATCGGCGAACTCATAGGCGCTCTTGTCGAGCATCGCAGGTTCGCTCCACACGCCGGTGCGCGGGCCCAGCGGCTTGAAGGCCAGGTCGCCCACCGCGATCGCGATCAGATAGGGGGCAACGGGCTTGTCCATCCGGAAGCGGAAGGTGCGGCCGCCATCGCTTTCCTCGCCCTCGGGCGTCAGCATCTCGCCGCTCATCACCGCCTTCAACTCCTCGGGCACGGTGATGCTGGCTTCCCAGGTCTGGCGAATGCCGGGGCTGTCCTGCGTCGGGATCCAGCTGCGGTTGAGGATCGCCTGACCCTGGCTGAACAGATAGGGATATTGCTTGCCGGCCGTTTGCTCGGGCGACAGCCATTGCAGCGCGGGCGCGCCGGGCGAGGTGACGTAATGGACCACGATCCGCTTGGCGCCGTTCAGGATCACCGACAGCGGCTGGCCGTGCACGGGATCGCCCTTGCCCTGCGAATAGGCGAGCGTGTTGCCCGCGGCGTCGGTCACGCGGCGGATCGTCAGCCCCTTGCTGTCGAGGATCACGCGCTTGGCATCGGGGGCCAGTTCCAGATCGAGCGTCGCGGTGCCGCGCAGCACCTTTTCCTCGAAATCCACCGCCAGATCGAGCGCCACGTGCTTGACGCGCGCCTCCTCGGGCTTGGCAAAGCTGTGCGTGTCCACGCCCTGTTCCTTCATCGCCACGCTGCCATCCTGCGATGCTGCCATATTCTCGTTCTTCGCTGTGCCGCAGGCGGACAGCGCGGCAAGGGCGAGAATCGAGGCGGCAAGACGCAGTTTTTTCATCAATGGGGCTCTTATGGGCTGTGCCGGCGGCGCGGCGGTGGGGATGGGTGACGCTAGAACAGCTTTGGCCTTGAGAAAAGCGTTCGCGCGCGCTTTTTCTCAGCGCAACAGGCGCTGCGCACCCAGCGCGACAAAGCCGATCACCAGCCCCCAAAAGGCCGATCCGATGCCGAAGAGCGACATGCCCGATGCCGTCGCGATAAAGGTCAGCACGGCGGCTTCACGGTGCGTGTCCCCCGCCATCGTCGCGCCCAGCGCGTTGGTGAGCGGGCCAATGAGCGCGACGCCGGTGATGGCGGCAATGGCGCTGGGCGGCATCGCCATGAACAGGCTGACGAGCGGCGCCGAGAACAGCGCGAGGAGAATATAGAACCCGCCATAAGCGATGCCGACCAGCCAGCGCCGCGTTGGATCGGGATGCGCATCGGCATCGGTGCAGATCGCGGCGGTGATCGCCGCCAGATTGATGCCGTGCGCGCCAAAGGGCGCGAAGACCAGCGACAGCGCGCCGGTGCTGAGCAGCAGCGGCTGGACGGGGGGCGCATAGCCCGCCGAACGCAGCACGACGAGGCCGGGCAGGTTTTGCGAAACCAGCGTGACGAGGAAAAGCGGGATGCCAAGGCTCACCACCGCCTTCCAGTCGAAGCTGGCAAGCGTCGGGGTCAGTGATCCGAACAGCGCGCCCGAAACCCCGCCGCCCACATCGCCGCGTCCGGTGACGACGGCGATCGCCACCGCCAGCGTGATCAGCAGCGCATAGGCGGGAAAGCGCACGCGCGCGGTGATGAACGTCACCACGAGCACGCCCGCCATCAGCGCGTCGGACTGAAAGGTGCGGAACAGGCCGAGGCAGAAAGGCAGCATCACCCCCGCCAGCATCCCCGATGCCACCTGTGCCGGAATGCGCGCCGCCAGCCGCCCCAGCGCGGGGATCAGCCCCAGCACCACCATCATCGCGGCGGCCGCCACGAACACCCCCGTTGCCACGGGCCACCCGGCGGCGGTCGCGCTTGCCGCGATCAGCGCCGCGCCGGGGGTGGACCAGGCCAGCACCACGGGCATTTTCTGCCACCAGCTGAGGAGGATGCTGCCGATCGCGATGCCCGCGCACAGCGCGGTCACCATCGATCCGATCTGCCCGGCATTGCCGCCCAGCGCCTGCCCGGCCTGCACCACCAGCACCACCGTGCCGCCAAAGCCAATGAGCGCGGCGATCGCGGCGGCGGCCCAGCCGGAAAGGGGCAGGGCGGGGGTCAGGCGGGAATGGTTGGAAGGCGCATCATGCATCATGCCTCTCTAGGCACAGCGTGGCCCTTGCGCAAAGCGTCAGCTGCGCGCCTTCTGACCGAACAACACGGCGCGCTGGCGTGCAGCGTCCTCGGTATTCGCCTCGATCGGCTTGCGCAGCTCGGCGCCCACCGCCATCCCCTTTTCAAACGCCTCGCGCTGGCCGCAGCGTTCCAGCCACGCCGCGACATGCGGGAAATCGGCGATGTTCTGCCCCACGCGTTCATGGTGGATCGCCCAGGGGTAGATCGCGAAATCGGCGATCGACAGCGGGCCCGCCACATAGTCGCGGTCGGCCAGCCGCGTGTTCAGCACGCCGTACAGCCGGTTCATTTCGTTGGTATAGCGTTCCTGGCCGTACGCCAGCTTGGTGGGATCGGGTTCGATGCTCGGGGCATAGATGCGGAAATGATTGGCCTGCCCCGCCATCGGGCCGAACCCGCCCATCTGCCACATCAGCCAGCTTTCCACCTCGGCGCGCTCGCGCATATTGGCGCCGCCGAACAGCCCGGTCTTGCGCGCCAGATATTGCAGGATCGCCCCGCTTTCGAACAGCGCGATCGGCTGCCCGTCGGGGCCGTCGGGATCGGTGATCGCGGGCATGCGGTTATTGGGGCTGATCTTCAGGAAATCGGGCTTGAACTGGTCGCCCGCGCCGATGTCGACGGGATGGATCCGATAAGGCAGCCCCATTTCCTCCAGCGCGATGGTGATCTTGTGGCCGTTGGGCGTGGGCCAGTAATAGAGCGCGATCGACATGGTATCTCCCTGGGGCAAGCCGTGTTCCAGAACGATATAGGGGCGCCCCGGCATCGTGCCAGATGCGCCCCCCGGGTGCCTGTTCGCTTGGCGGTGATCCGGGCATTGCTGCCCGGACCCAGCCCGGATGGCTCAGCCGTTGAACCGGCCCTTGCTCGCGGCCTTTTCCTTCAGCAGCGGGGCAAGTTCGAAGCCGTGTTTTTCAAGCCCCTTGGCAATCTTCTCGGCGCCTTCCAGATCGGCCCAGAACATCGGGCCGCCGCGATACACCGGCCAGCCATAGCCATAGATCCAGACGACATCGATGTCCGATGCCCGCTGCGCCTTGCCTTCGGTCAGGATGCGCGCACCCTCGTTCACCATCGTGTAGAGCGTGCGCTCGATGATTTCTTCGTCGCTGATATCGCGCTTGGGCTTACCCGATTTGGCGGCGAAATCGTCGATGATCGCCTGCACGTCGGTCGAGGGGGTGGGGGTGCGCTTCTCGTCATAATCGTAAAAGCCCTTGCCCGTTTTCTGGCCCAACCGCCCGGCCGCGCACAGCGCGTCGCGCACGGTTTCGATCCGGCTCGGATCGCGGTGCCAGCCAATGTCCAGCCCGGCGAGGTCGCTCATCTGGAACGGCCCCATCGGCATGCCGAAATCGACATGCACCTTGTCGATCTGCTGCGGCGTCGCACCTTCCATAAGCAGCTTCTGCGCCTCCTGCTGGCGCGGGCGCAGCATGCGGTTGCCGATAAAGCCGTCGCATACCCCGGCCACCACGGCCACCTTCTTGATCTTCTTGGCGATCGCCATCGCGGTGGCCAGCACATCATCGGCGGTCTTTTCGCCGCGCACCACTTCGAGCAGCTTCATGACATTGGCGGGGGAGAAGAAGTGCATGCCCAGCACATCCTGCGGGCGGCTGGTGACGCCGGCGATTTCGTCGATATCGAGATAGCTGGTGTTCGATGCCAGGATCGCGCCGGGCTTGGCAATCTTGTCGAGCTTGGCGAAAACGTCCTTCTTCACCGCCATGTCCTCGAACACCGCCTCGATGATCAGGTCGCAATCGGCCAGCGCCGCGAGGTCCAGCGTCGGGGTGAGCAGCGCCATCGCCGCCTCCACCTGTTCGGGCTTCATCCGGCCCTTGGCGGCGGTCGCGTCGTAATTCTTGCGGATGATCCCGGTGCCGCGGTCGAGCGCCTCCTGCTTCATCTCGACGATGGTGACCGGAATGCCCGCCGACAGGAAGTTCATCGAAATCCCGCCGCCCATCGTGCCGGCGCCGATCACGCCCACTGTGCGCACCGGGCGCAGCGCCACATCGTCGGCGATGCCGTCGATCTTGGCGGCCTTGCGTTCGGCGAAGAAGATATGGCGCTGCGCGGCGGACTGGCTGCCCATCATCAGCTTCATGAACTGCTCGCGCTCGAATTTCTCGCCCTCGTCAAAGGGCAGCCGCGTCGCCGCCTCGACACAGGCGATATTGGCGGCGGGCGCGTCAAAGCCGCGGAACTTCCTGGCATTGGCCTTGGCAAAGGCCGCGATGCTGGCGGGATCGCCCTTGACCGGCATCTCGCTTGCCTTGCGCGGGCCCTTGGCAATGGCATTGCGGGCATAGGCGATGGCATCGGCGGCAAGGCTGTCCTCACCGGTCAGCTGGTCCACCAGCCCCAGGTCGAGCGCGCGTTTGGCGCTGATCGGATTGCCGATCGCGCACATTTCGACCGCCGCCTCGATCCCCGCCACGCGCGGCAGGCGCTGGGTGCCGCCGCCACCGGGCAGCAGGCCCAGCTTCACCTCGGGAACGCCTAGTTGCGCCGACGGAACGGCGACGCGGTAATGGCAGCACAAGGCGGTTTCCAGCCCGCCGCCAAGCGCGGTGCCGTGGATCGCGGCCACCACGGGCTTGGGGCAATCCTCGATCATCGCCAGAATCTCGTGCAGGCCCGGCTCCACCGGCCCCTTGCCGAATTCGGTGATGTCGGCGCCCGCGAAAAAGGTCCGCCCGTCGCAGCGGATGACGACCGCCTTCACCGCGTCATCGCCCAGCGCCTCTTCCAGCCCGGCCTTCAGGCCCTGGCGCACCGCTGCGCCCAGCGCGTTGACCGGGGGATTGTTGGAAATGATAACAAGCACTTCGCCATGGCGTTCGGTGGTGACGACGGACATTTTTCTCTCTCTCCTTGAATTTCGGGTGCGCGGCTAAGGCGGGTCAGTCGGCCAGCGCCGAATAGACCATCGTCTTCAGCTCGCGACGGACGGGATAGGTGCTGCTCGGCATCAGCTGGGTCATGAAGATCATGATGACCGCTTCGGTCGGGTCGACGAAAAAGGCGGTCGAAAACATCCCGCCCCAATAGAAATCACCGCGCGATCCGGGGATCATCGTCTGCGCGGGGTTGAGCGTGGTGGCAAAGCCAAGGCCAAAGCCCACGCCCGCATTTTCGGCCTCGCTGAACAGCGAACTGGACAGCTGGGTCAGGTCGCCGCCGCCGGGCAGGTGGTTGGCGGTCATCAGGTCAAGCGTCTTGCGACCGATGATGCGTTCGCCCTCCAGCTCGCCCTGATTGAGCAGCATGCGACAGAAACGGTGATAATCAGCAAGCGTCGATGCCAGCCCGCCGCCGCCCGAAAGCTGGTTGGGCTTGCGGCCCCAGGCGGTCTTTTCGCCCGCATCCCACAGCTTTTTCGTCTTTTCGCGGTGAAAGGCATAGCAATCGGGAACGCGGTCGATCTTCTCGGCCGGAATCTGGAAATGCGTATCGACCATCCCCAGCGGGCGGGTGATCCGGTCGGCGATCACCTCGTCCAGCGGCTTGTCGTCCATCCGCTGGAGGATTGCGCCCAATATGTCGGTCGAGATCGAATAGTTCCACGACGTGCCGGGATCGAACTGGAGCGGAATCTTCGCCAGCACCTTGATGAAGGTCTCAAGGTCGGGGCCGTTGAACGCCTCCAGCTTCTCGCGGCGATAGGCGGCGTCGATCGGGGTGCGTTCCTGAAAGCTGTAGGTCAGGCCCGATGTATGGCGCAGCAGGTCGATCATGCGCATTTCGGTGGTGGCGGGGCGCGAGACGAAGGGCACGTCGCCGCCGCCCGCCACGAACACGCCCAGATCCTTCCATTCGGGGATCACCTTGCTCACCGGGTCGGCGAGCGCGACGCGCCCTTCCTCCACGAGCTGCATGAACGCGACCGAGGTGATCGGTTTCGACATCGATGCGATACGAAAGATCGCATCCTCGCGCAGCGGCTGGCCGGGGCGCGCCTCGCCCTGCAACGCCAGATGCGCAACATCGTCGCCGCGCCCGATCAGCAGCGCGCTGTGCGGAAAGCGGCCGGTATCGATATAGGTGGATTTCAGAAAATCGTCGATCCGCTCCAGCCGCTCGGGAAGGAAACCCAGCTCTTCGGGATCGCTGATCGTCAGGGTCATGCCGCTGTCTTTCCCATTTCCTGTCGTGTTACCGGGTGGGACGAGGATAATCCGCCATCCACCGCAATCGCCTGTCCGTTGACATAGCTGGCTTCGTCGGAGGCGAGGAACAGCGCCATATGCGCGATCTCCTCGGGCTGGCCCGCGCGGCGTAGTGGATTGAGCCGGCCGATCCTGTCCTCCACGCCTTTTTCGCGCGCATATTCAAAGGCGCGCTCGGTCATCCCCGTTTCGATCAGCCCGGGGCAGATCGCGTTGACGCGCACGCCAGTTCCCGAAAGCTGCTGCGCGGCGGTCTGGACAAGGTTGATCACCCCCGCTTTCGACGCCGAATAGGCGGGGCAGCCCGCGCCCGATCGGATGCCCGCGACGCTTGCCGTGCAGATAATCGATCCCGATCCCTTTTTGATGATCTCGGGCGCGGCGTGCTTGATCAGCAGGAACGGGCCGATCAGGTTCACCTGCAAAATCTGCTGCCAGTCGTCGACGCTATGTTCGAACAGCCCGGTCAGCCCGCCCGAAATCCCAGCATTGGCATAGGCGATGTCGACGCCGCCGTGCATCATCCGCGCGCTTTCAACGAGCTTGCGGACATCGTCCTCAAGCCCCGCATTCATCTGCACCGCGCTCGCGGTGCCGGCATCGGCGGTGATGGCTTTGGCGGTGTCGTGGACGGCGGGGGTCAGGTCACCCAGCACCAGCCGCGCGCCTTCGCGGGCAAACAGCATGGCGGTCGCCCGGCCGATGCCCGATCCGGCGCCGGTGATGATCGCGCTCTTGCCCGCCAGCCTGCCGCTCATCCTTTGTCCCCCGTCATCGTTCCTGTCACCGGGCGCCTGCCAGTTGCGCGAAATGCCAGGCGGATCTGGCAAGGCTGGGCACGCGCGCGGCGGTGCGTTCGGCCTGCGCGCTCGATGCCGTGCCGTCGATCACGCGCTTCTTGATACCCTGGACGATGCCGGTCAGCCGGAACAGATTATAGCTGAAATACCAGTTGAGATCGGGCAGCCCGCTGCGCCCGGTGGCCGCGCAATAGCGGTCGACCGCTTCATCGAGCGAGGGGATGCCCAGCGCTTCGAGGTCCAGCCCGTAAATGCCCGATCGCCCCTCGGGCTCGGTTACCCAGTTCATCAGCAGATACGAAAAATCGGCCAGCGGATCGCCCAGTGTCGACAATTCCCAGTCGAGCACCGCCAGCACCTTGGGCGCGCCCTCAGCAAAGATCATGTTGTCGATGCGGAAATCGCCGTGGACGATCGATGTCCGCTCCTGCACCGGCACGGTGCGGGGCAGCCATTCGATCAGCTTTTCCATCTCCGGGATCGTCTCGGTTTCCGACGCGCGGTACTGCTTGGTCCAGCGGCCGACCTGCCGTTCGAAATAATTGCCGGGCTTGCCGTAATCACCCAGCCCAACCGCCTCGTGATCGATGCCATGGAGCGCCGCGAGCGTATCGATCATCGTGTGATAAATGCCGCGCCGCGCCTCGGGCGTCAGCCCGGGAAGCGATCCGTCCCACAGGTTCCGGCCTTCCACCAGCCCCATGACATAGAACATCGCACCCACCACGCCCTCATCGGTGCACAGGCCAAAGGGGCGGGCGACCGGAAAGCCTGTCGGGTAGAGCGCGGAGATCAGCCGGAATTCGCGGTCCACCGCATGGGCGGAGGGGAGGAGGGGGCCGAAGGGCTTGCGCCGAAGCACATAGGCGCCGCTCGGCGCATCGATGCGGTAGGTGGGGTTGGATTGCCCGCCCTTGAACTTGGACAGGCGAAGGGGGCCCTCAAACCCTTCCACATTCTGCGCCATCCATGCGGTCAGCGCGGCTTCGTCCAGCCGGTCCTTTTCGGGCACCGCGGTCGTGCCCACCATGGTCGTCTCGGCATCGGATAGTTGGCTCATGCTCTGCCCGTCCGTCATCAGTCAAAGGTGATCACGGATCGCGCGGCATCGCCCTTGCGCAATTCGTCAAAGGCGTGGTTGATCTTTTCCAGCGGCATCCGCTCGGCAATGATCGTGTCGAGGTCGAGCCGGCCCTGCAGGTAGAAATCGACGAGCCTTGGTATATCGACGGGGAAGCGGTTGCCGCCCATCAGCGCGCCCTGCAGCTTTTTCGAAGCCAGCAGGTCCATCGCGGACAGCCCCACCTTGTGCGTCAGCGGCATCATGCCAAGGATCGTCGCCGTCCCGCCCCGGCGCAGCAGCTGCACCGCCATGTCGCCGGTTTCGGGGCGGCCCACCGCCTCGATCGCGTGGTGGACGCCACCCTTGGTGCGTTCCACCACCTCGGCGGCGGCATTGTCTGCCTTGGCGTCGATCGTGTCGGTCGCGCCCAGCTTTTCGGCGAGCGCGCGCTTCTCAGGCACCGGGTCGATCGCGATGATCCGCCCCGCGCCCGCGATCTTCGCGGCGTTCACCGCCGCCAGCCCGATCCCGCCGCATCCGACCACGGCTACCGTCTCGCCCGGTGAGACATCGGCCGCGTGGAATATCGCACCAGCCCCCGTCGTCACCGCGCATCCGATCACGCACGCGCGGTCGAGCGGCATTTCGGGGTCGATGGCGACACAGGCATGTTCGTGCACCAGCATCTGTTCGGCATAGGCGGACAGGTTGAGCATCTGGTGGACGACGGTATCGCCCATCATCAGCCGGGGTGGCTCACCCTTGCCGCGTTTCAGGCTGGCGTCGGTGCACAGCGACAAATTGCCCGTGACGCAGTATTCGCAGTGCCCGCAAAAGGCGGACAGGCAGGTTACCACAGCATCACCAGGTTTCACGGTGGTCACCTGGTCACCCACCGCCTCGACAATCCCGGCGGCCTCATGCCCCGGAATGGTCGGCAGCGGATGCGGATAGGCGCCGTCCACGAAATGCAGATCGGATCGGCAGACCCCCACCGCCGCAGTGCGGATCAGCACCTCGCGCGAGCCGGGTTTGGAAATCTGGACATCCTCGATCGTCAATGCCTGACCGGGCATGTGGAGAATGGCTGCTTTCATGGCGTTTCCATGTCCTGATTATCCGGCATCCGGTGGGACACCCGTTGCAATGTCATGTCCACCTTGTTCCGGTTTTCGCGTGCCGGAACCAGGATGGGCATGGGCTTCTCCTCAGCGTGAAACGCCGATATCCCCGCTCGACAGGCCCGGCGCGGCGGCGGCGCCGTGCTTGCCGAATTCGATCCGCGCGATCGATCGGTTGTGCACCTCGTCGGGCCCATCGGCCAGCCTGAGCGTACGGATGCTCGCATAGGATTTGGCCAATCCGAAATCCTCGGAAACCCCGCCGCCGCCATGCG is part of the Sphingomonas sp. C3-2 genome and harbors:
- a CDS encoding benzoate/H(+) symporter BenE family transporter; amino-acid sequence: MMHDAPSNHSRLTPALPLSGWAAAAIAALIGFGGTVVLVVQAGQALGGNAGQIGSMVTALCAGIAIGSILLSWWQKMPVVLAWSTPGAALIAASATAAGWPVATGVFVAAAAMMVVLGLIPALGRLAARIPAQVASGMLAGVMLPFCLGLFRTFQSDALMAGVLVVTFITARVRFPAYALLITLAVAIAVVTGRGDVGGGVSGALFGSLTPTLASFDWKAVVSLGIPLFLVTLVSQNLPGLVVLRSAGYAPPVQPLLLSTGALSLVFAPFGAHGINLAAITAAICTDADAHPDPTRRWLVGIAYGGFYILLALFSAPLVSLFMAMPPSAIAAITGVALIGPLTNALGATMAGDTHREAAVLTFIATASGMSLFGIGSAFWGLVIGFVALGAQRLLR
- a CDS encoding 3-hydroxyacyl-CoA dehydrogenase NAD-binding domain-containing protein — translated: MSVVTTERHGEVLVIISNNPPVNALGAAVRQGLKAGLEEALGDDAVKAVVIRCDGRTFFAGADITEFGKGPVEPGLHEILAMIEDCPKPVVAAIHGTALGGGLETALCCHYRVAVPSAQLGVPEVKLGLLPGGGGTQRLPRVAGIEAAVEMCAIGNPISAKRALDLGLVDQLTGEDSLAADAIAYARNAIAKGPRKASEMPVKGDPASIAAFAKANARKFRGFDAPAANIACVEAATRLPFDEGEKFEREQFMKLMMGSQSAAQRHIFFAERKAAKIDGIADDVALRPVRTVGVIGAGTMGGGISMNFLSAGIPVTIVEMKQEALDRGTGIIRKNYDATAAKGRMKPEQVEAAMALLTPTLDLAALADCDLIIEAVFEDMAVKKDVFAKLDKIAKPGAILASNTSYLDIDEIAGVTSRPQDVLGMHFFSPANVMKLLEVVRGEKTADDVLATAMAIAKKIKKVAVVAGVCDGFIGNRMLRPRQQEAQKLLMEGATPQQIDKVHVDFGMPMGPFQMSDLAGLDIGWHRDPSRIETVRDALCAAGRLGQKTGKGFYDYDEKRTPTPSTDVQAIIDDFAAKSGKPKRDISDEEIIERTLYTMVNEGARILTEGKAQRASDIDVVWIYGYGWPVYRGGPMFWADLEGAEKIAKGLEKHGFELAPLLKEKAASKGRFNG
- a CDS encoding serine hydrolase domain-containing protein; the encoded protein is MTLTISDPEELGFLPERLERIDDFLKSTYIDTGRFPHSALLIGRGDDVAHLALQGEARPGQPLREDAIFRIASMSKPITSVAFMQLVEEGRVALADPVSKVIPEWKDLGVFVAGGGDVPFVSRPATTEMRMIDLLRHTSGLTYSFQERTPIDAAYRREKLEAFNGPDLETFIKVLAKIPLQFDPGTSWNYSISTDILGAILQRMDDKPLDEVIADRITRPLGMVDTHFQIPAEKIDRVPDCYAFHREKTKKLWDAGEKTAWGRKPNQLSGGGGLASTLADYHRFCRMLLNQGELEGERIIGRKTLDLMTANHLPGGGDLTQLSSSLFSEAENAGVGFGLGFATTLNPAQTMIPGSRGDFYWGGMFSTAFFVDPTEAVIMIFMTQLMPSSTYPVRRELKTMVYSALAD
- a CDS encoding M1 family metallopeptidase; translation: MKKLRLAASILALAALSACGTAKNENMAASQDGSVAMKEQGVDTHSFAKPEEARVKHVALDLAVDFEEKVLRGTATLDLELAPDAKRVILDSKGLTIRRVTDAAGNTLAYSQGKGDPVHGQPLSVILNGAKRIVVHYVTSPGAPALQWLSPEQTAGKQYPYLFSQGQAILNRSWIPTQDSPGIRQTWEASITVPEELKAVMSGEMLTPEGEESDGGRTFRFRMDKPVAPYLIAIAVGDLAFKPLGPRTGVWSEPAMLDKSAYEFADLEKFVAAAEKLYGPYRWGRYDLLVLPPSFPFGGMENPRLTFVTPTAIAGDRSLVSLIAHELAHSWSGNLVTNANWNDFWLNEGFTTYFENRIMEEMEGKERAAMLADLGWSDMEKAIAAAGGLEAPDSQLHLNLDGRDPDDGMSDIAYEKGAVFLRTIERAVGRPAWDAYLRSYFDRFAFKPQTSAGFIEDMRANLFKDDKALEDKIGVMRWIYQPGLPDNAVHVQSSRFAAVDAAARAFAAGGKASDIRADGWTTQERVRFLNALPRKLSQDQLAALDVRWKLSDTGNSEVRFAWLMLALGNRFDPAVPSAEQFLTSMGRRKFVDPLFATLKAQGDWGLPIARRIYAKARPLYHSVTVGAVDKTLDWQG
- a CDS encoding serine protease; this encodes MARHGREGRRGGCTLPILLVLFIAAALWQGRDEQGVPRRPGLFDRRDEALPEFGIADDERRQDSQGTAFAVGTNGLWLTAEHVVRGCARIGLATGPGQAQRVVEVHQSPSADAALIADGMPGPIGLALAATAPVPGARGYHMGYPAGEPAIVESELIGPGNAVRGSGRSEAVLAWAEIDRFPDFDHTLGGISGGPTLDSAGQVVGINSAASERRGRVLTTRPGAGMELVRAVRHSYRPAAEPPIAGLHDAVRRFRHLSALGAIRPVYCDVAE
- a CDS encoding CHAP domain-containing protein, translated to MASKLARGAMGAALFFGMMVSSVAPAMAQYWQCAPYAREISGIQLFGNASGWWDQADGKYARGNVPMVGSVLAMKSHGKMRAGHVAMVSEVISDREVLLTHANWSHGGKIERNVRAMDVSAAGDWSKVRVWYAPMGDLGLTSYPAYGFIYGEKAEPGRANDDLKFVGNRLAEIAGVIEGLRSN
- a CDS encoding DUF3297 family protein, whose product is MTDTPPDRLAIDPDSPFHNPELLARGVGIRFKGVQKHNVEEYCISEGWIRVQAGKTLDRRGKPLTLKLSGPVEAWYEDNEQAEGETEA
- a CDS encoding glutathione S-transferase family protein, whose protein sequence is MSIALYYWPTPNGHKITIALEEMGLPYRIHPVDIGAGDQFKPDFLKISPNNRMPAITDPDGPDGQPIALFESGAILQYLARKTGLFGGANMRERAEVESWLMWQMGGFGPMAGQANHFRIYAPSIEPDPTKLAYGQERYTNEMNRLYGVLNTRLADRDYVAGPLSIADFAIYPWAIHHERVGQNIADFPHVAAWLERCGQREAFEKGMAVGAELRKPIEANTEDAARQRAVLFGQKARS